One genomic segment of Methylocystis sp. SC2 includes these proteins:
- a CDS encoding endonuclease/exonuclease/phosphatase family protein produces MQAFRLATFNLENLDWSGSKPEAFARRSDALRPLLEALDADILCLQEIHAQRLHKHGARQYIALDQLLATTRYANFHRATTVRPGGDAPADVHNLAILSRWPMRAQRQIHHDIVARWVWPPPRDADGSQPEPVEIAWDRPLLYAAVALPTGGALHVVNLHLRAPRAIPIATARGFGSSRAQIEGQFVAALKREGQALEARLFAETLFDAEPEARIAIAGDFNADEHDAPTRLLRGGGDEAAEGDRALVALEERVEPSRRFTVMHAGRPTLIDHLLASRALAADWRKTTILNEGLQDEVYAKDPVEGSLHAPVVAQFQFVAK; encoded by the coding sequence ATGCAAGCGTTCCGACTGGCGACCTTTAATCTAGAAAATCTCGATTGGTCGGGGAGCAAACCGGAGGCGTTTGCGCGCCGAAGCGATGCGTTACGCCCACTGCTGGAGGCGCTCGACGCCGATATATTGTGCCTGCAGGAAATCCATGCGCAGAGGCTTCATAAGCACGGCGCGCGGCAATATATCGCGCTCGATCAGTTGCTGGCGACCACCAGATACGCGAACTTTCATCGGGCGACGACCGTCAGGCCGGGCGGCGACGCCCCCGCCGACGTGCATAATCTCGCAATCCTTTCTCGATGGCCGATGCGCGCGCAGCGTCAGATCCATCACGATATTGTGGCGCGATGGGTCTGGCCCCCGCCGCGCGACGCCGACGGCTCCCAGCCGGAGCCGGTCGAGATCGCCTGGGACAGGCCCCTGCTCTACGCGGCTGTCGCGCTTCCCACCGGCGGCGCGCTCCATGTCGTCAATCTGCATCTACGCGCGCCGCGCGCCATTCCGATCGCGACGGCGCGCGGCTTCGGATCGAGCCGCGCGCAAATCGAGGGCCAGTTCGTGGCCGCGCTCAAGCGCGAAGGGCAAGCGCTGGAGGCCCGGCTGTTCGCCGAGACTCTCTTTGACGCGGAGCCGGAGGCGCGGATCGCGATCGCCGGCGACTTCAACGCCGACGAGCATGACGCGCCGACCCGACTCTTGCGCGGCGGCGGAGACGAAGCGGCGGAAGGGGACCGGGCCCTCGTCGCCTTGGAGGAGCGCGTCGAGCCGTCGCGGCGCTTCACTGTGATGCATGCGGGACGTCCGACGCTGATCGACCACCTCCTTGCCTCACGCGCATTGGCGGCCGACTGGCGCAAGACCACGATCCTGAACGAAGGGCTGCAGGACGAAGTCTACGCGAAAGACCCTGTCGAGGGCTCGCTTCATGCGCCCGTGGTCGCGCAGTTTCAGTTCGTCGCAAAATAG
- a CDS encoding Crp/Fnr family transcriptional regulator — protein MSLFDGIPFFVGLDPTRGEQLARQCVRRRYAEHELVLDFDDPSTDVYFIVSGDVRVLIRTAAGKEMIFGDFGPGKFFGEMAAVDGAKRSANVTALTNAELLLVPPAVFKEILFGEPEICERLLRLLTARVRELNTRLFERSVLDLKHRLYSELLRMSAPRKGSTGQSIVSPPPFQHDLAARIGCRREQVSRELSAMIDEGLAEKIRGGLVLLRPSVLEKRVQEALNEAE, from the coding sequence GTGTCCCTATTTGACGGGATTCCTTTCTTTGTTGGCCTTGACCCCACGCGCGGCGAACAGCTGGCGCGGCAATGCGTGCGCAGGCGCTACGCCGAGCATGAGCTGGTCCTCGACTTCGACGATCCTTCGACGGATGTGTATTTCATCGTCAGCGGCGACGTTCGCGTGCTGATACGAACCGCCGCCGGCAAGGAGATGATCTTTGGGGATTTCGGACCGGGCAAATTCTTCGGCGAGATGGCGGCGGTCGACGGGGCCAAGCGCTCCGCCAATGTGACGGCGCTCACCAACGCGGAACTGTTGCTGGTGCCGCCGGCGGTCTTCAAGGAAATCCTGTTCGGCGAGCCGGAGATCTGCGAACGGCTGTTGCGTCTGCTGACGGCGCGGGTGCGGGAGCTGAATACGCGCCTGTTCGAGCGCTCGGTGCTCGACCTCAAGCATCGGCTCTATTCCGAATTGTTGCGCATGTCGGCGCCGCGCAAAGGGTCGACGGGGCAGTCGATCGTCTCGCCGCCGCCGTTTCAGCATGATCTCGCCGCCCGAATCGGGTGTCGGCGCGAACAGGTCAGCCGCGAACTCTCGGCCATGATCGACGAAGGCCTGGCCGAAAAAATTCGCGGCGGTCTCGTGTTGTTGCGCCCGTCGGTCCTGGAGAAGCGGGTTCAAGAGGCGCTCAACGAAGCCGAATGA
- a CDS encoding four-helix bundle copper-binding protein: protein MERREFIAVGTAAAVVSATQAFAQATGQQDGAAKMEDMHPPLYKNLQNASLECVATGNDCLRHCFGMFAMKDTSMAECAEAAYQLVAACNALASLAAANSSHVGPLAKTVAMICEDCKKQCDKFPKVKECVECGKSCQKCADECRKV from the coding sequence ATGGAACGTCGCGAATTCATTGCAGTCGGAACCGCCGCCGCCGTCGTGTCCGCCACACAAGCCTTTGCTCAGGCGACCGGCCAACAGGACGGCGCGGCCAAAATGGAGGATATGCATCCGCCGCTCTACAAGAACCTGCAAAATGCGAGCCTCGAATGCGTCGCCACGGGCAACGACTGCCTGCGTCACTGTTTCGGCATGTTCGCCATGAAGGACACCAGCATGGCTGAGTGCGCGGAAGCCGCTTACCAGCTTGTCGCCGCCTGTAACGCGCTGGCGTCGCTTGCGGCGGCCAACTCCTCGCATGTCGGTCCGCTGGCGAAAACGGTGGCCATGATCTGCGAAGACTGCAAAAAACAATGCGACAAATTCCCCAAGGTCAAAGAATGCGTGGAGTGCGGCAAATCGTGCCAGAAATGCGCCGACGAATGCCGTAAGGTCTAG
- a CDS encoding DUF938 domain-containing protein codes for MAESGPCRRERRSIYTLHTGAAARIASIRAEFDASLRARNAAWGVRDLENVADGARERFGEPQIVDMPAHNLSVVFRRM; via the coding sequence ATGGCGGAGTCAGGACCTTGTCGGCGGGAGCGCCGCTCTATTTATACGCTCCATACAGGCGCGGCGGCGCGCATAGCGTCGATCCGCGCCGAATTCGATGCGAGCCTTCGGGCGCGCAACGCCGCGTGGGGCGTCCGCGATCTGGAAAATGTCGCGGACGGCGCGCGCGAAAGATTTGGAGAGCCTCAAATCGTGGACATGCCCGCCCATAATCTCAGCGTCGTCTTTCGCCGCATGTGA
- a CDS encoding M48 family metallopeptidase, giving the protein MFAAFALFSPALAQEDPRAEQLRLAAYIQHNPTDYDATYRYVLLSTELRDYEAGIGALERLLMFNPNLSRARKELGFLYARLGAYELSAQHLRKALAEGGLDPVQVAQVEAQLPDIEKRTQANRLYLRMHVGLRGQSNANFFPTNNLFQVGGVGVASAASRKGDINSFQLVQAAHDLDFQNGRGDQLETRVTGYATEQFRLPQYSVALFAGSIGPRIHIAPDLYPGLSIKPYLTGAVALLGGSNYLNAGGAGMSFGAELNPDLWFEPGAEWRAIWVDPTPGFLGYAGFSPYSTVSTLATGDVVTGYVSSSYRLTNDLRLEGRVAYTRAFAGNPQQSSDQVDVQAMLRLEVDPPFPIIPRRWTLAPYGRFTHLAFDAANPVINSFVARRDTVWIGGLMVDLPITPYFGFAGNVEYARNDSNLPNFKTDNVSVSFGPTAKF; this is encoded by the coding sequence TTGTTTGCCGCATTCGCACTTTTCAGTCCGGCTCTGGCGCAGGAGGATCCGCGCGCCGAACAGCTGCGCCTCGCCGCCTATATTCAGCATAATCCCACCGACTATGACGCGACCTATCGCTACGTCCTGCTGTCGACGGAGCTGCGCGACTATGAAGCGGGAATCGGCGCGCTTGAGCGCTTGCTGATGTTCAACCCCAATTTGTCCCGCGCCCGAAAGGAGCTTGGTTTCCTTTATGCGCGGCTCGGCGCCTATGAACTCTCGGCGCAGCATTTGCGCAAAGCGCTCGCCGAAGGCGGCCTCGATCCGGTTCAGGTGGCTCAGGTCGAAGCGCAGCTGCCCGATATCGAGAAGCGCACGCAAGCCAACAGGCTTTATCTGCGGATGCACGTCGGCCTGCGGGGGCAATCGAACGCCAATTTCTTCCCGACCAATAATCTCTTCCAGGTCGGCGGCGTCGGCGTCGCGTCGGCCGCCTCGCGCAAGGGCGACATCAACAGCTTCCAATTGGTGCAGGCCGCGCATGATCTGGATTTTCAGAATGGGCGCGGCGACCAGCTCGAGACGCGCGTGACGGGCTACGCCACCGAACAGTTTCGCCTGCCGCAATATAGCGTCGCGCTGTTCGCCGGCTCCATCGGGCCGCGCATCCATATCGCGCCCGATCTTTATCCGGGCCTCTCGATCAAGCCCTACCTGACCGGCGCGGTGGCGCTGCTCGGCGGCAGCAATTATCTGAACGCCGGCGGCGCGGGCATGAGCTTCGGCGCGGAACTCAATCCCGACCTGTGGTTCGAGCCCGGCGCCGAATGGCGGGCGATCTGGGTCGATCCCACGCCGGGCTTCCTCGGCTATGCCGGCTTTTCGCCCTATTCGACGGTGTCGACATTGGCGACCGGCGACGTCGTCACCGGTTACGTGAGCAGCTCCTACAGACTGACCAACGACTTGAGGCTTGAAGGTCGCGTCGCCTATACGCGCGCCTTTGCGGGCAATCCGCAGCAATCTTCCGATCAGGTGGACGTTCAGGCGATGCTGCGGCTCGAGGTCGATCCGCCATTCCCGATCATTCCGCGCCGATGGACGCTCGCGCCTTATGGCCGCTTTACGCATCTTGCCTTCGACGCCGCCAATCCGGTGATCAATTCCTTCGTCGCGCGTCGAGACACCGTCTGGATCGGCGGCCTGATGGTGGACCTGCCGATCACCCCGTATTTCGGTTTCGCCGGCAACGTCGAATATGCGCGTAACGATTCAAATCTGCCGAATTTTAAGACTGACAATGTGTCCGTCAGTTTCGGGCCAACGGCAAAGTTCTGA
- a CDS encoding copper-binding protein codes for MKTTRYAFARVVACAAIPVGIGGAAASVAVQNPPRDTVAQATEGAEKTTGQGEGVVRAVDADERRIMITHGPVSGPLEMSPMTMAFRVAPSVDLSSLSKGMKIKFTISRDAKGLYVIEDVRPEQP; via the coding sequence ATGAAGACCACGCGATACGCATTCGCGCGCGTCGTTGCTTGCGCCGCCATCCCTGTCGGGATTGGCGGCGCCGCGGCCAGCGTGGCGGTCCAAAACCCGCCGCGCGACACTGTCGCCCAGGCGACGGAAGGGGCGGAGAAGACGACAGGACAAGGCGAGGGCGTCGTCAGGGCGGTCGACGCCGACGAGCGACGGATCATGATCACGCATGGTCCGGTCTCGGGTCCCTTGGAAATGTCGCCTATGACAATGGCGTTTCGCGTCGCGCCAAGCGTCGACCTCTCCAGCCTGTCGAAAGGCATGAAGATCAAATTCACGATCAGTCGCGATGCGAAAGGCCTCTACGTCATCGAGGACGTGCGGCCGGAACAGCCCTAG